In Fusarium oxysporum f. sp. lycopersici 4287 supercont2.34 genomic scaffold, whole genome shotgun sequence, the following proteins share a genomic window:
- a CDS encoding uncharacterized protein (At least one base has a quality score < 10): MLPPSLQASMSQIRYFYRIISLDTLRPGVLASEGPQKAQLPSQAHVPTLTQDPAVTEMLQWNDAHQDADSKAVCPRPMSRVLYSESVDDGKAIRGSSGINWKFARQGTSLVNISVDGGRPAVAEEDVTFERKAFIDGVTYLLKALPPDLDVCELRRIQSALPEDVAHLDQVAVQKGDGLTQSASGRPRSILHRSVQMTVANLIFVLSFMLPYLMYLIRHIARMERKYKVFETVVGHGLSFVNSIGKQSLSLTETMCQMNDGKVGQALLEAFLWTVDGVARGISEGLGEGLQLYCSSHFH; encoded by the exons ATGCTTCCACCATCGCTGCAGGCAAGCATGAGTCAGATTCGATACTTTTACCGCATCATCAGCCTTGACACCTTACGACCGGGTGTCCTGGCCTCAGAGGGGCCCCAAAAAGCTCAGCTACCCTCACAGGCACATGTGCCGACTCTGACCCAGGATCCGGCCGTCACTGAGATGCTCCAGTGGAACGATGCTCATCAGGATGCGGATTCGAAGGCCGTGTGCCCGCGACCGATGAGCCGGGTTCTTTACTCGGAGTCGGTGGATGATGGTAAGGCTATCAGGGGGTCATCTGGTATTAATTGGAAGTTTGCGCGGCAAG GCACAAGTCTCGTAAACATCTCCGTCGATGGAGGCAGGCCCGCAGTCGCAGAGGAGGATGTTACTTTCGAGCGGAAGGCCTTCATTGATGGGGTGACGTATCTCCTCAAGGCACTTCCCCCGGACCTCGATGTCTGCGAACTGAGGCGGATCCAATCCGCTCTGCCGGAGGATGTTGCCCATCTGGACCAGGTGGCGGTTCAGAAAGGAGACGGCTTGACCCAATCCGCTTCTGGTCGCCCACGATCCATTCTGCACCGCAGTGTCCAGATGACCGTGGCCAACTTGATCTTCGTCCTCAGCTTTATGCTGCCGTATCTGATGTATCTCATCCGCCACATAGCACGAATGGAGCGGAAATACAAGGTTTTTGAGACCGTGGTCGGCCATGGGCTCAGCTTTGTCAACTCGATCGGGAAACAGAGCTTGTCCCTTACCGAAACGATGTGCCAGATGAACGACGGAAAAGTTGGACAGGCTCTTCTGGAAGCATTCTTATGGACGGTGGATGGGGTCGCACGGGGGATATCGGAGGGGCTTGGCGAGGGTCTACAGCTCTATTGCTCCTCCCACTTTCACTGA
- a CDS encoding uncharacterized protein (At least one base has a quality score < 10) — protein sequence MALSGSYGRGHRRAQPQEGLMPSVYRQVDRWSKHIQGTGDSMYVPGSDLTVDEAMVRFTGRSLETTTIPQKPTPTGYKVWVLRQSGYFCSRQGDEEVAEEHLTPTQRVVTALLTLLPLAVYHVFLDNLLAFSKTLPKHFVQARIGKEKGIPWGQMHCIPTKDGKFSWKDNALVLFLTTVFREGNQVIGGRRWPAGSSAANRAAREVFGSELGKDLRVPLGIDEHSHHTNGVDTGDQLRSYNQYSRPIRRGGWQSIAWNFLLEVILVNSFLLQIWGEPEWKAFESQYQWRRHLSAQLIQRFGSSDSMGKSIVEVSAVLTPLA from the exons ATGGCTCTTTCAGGAAGCTATGGCCGTGGTCACCGCCGGGCTCAGCCCCAGGAAGGCCTGATGCCCAGCGTCTACAGGCAGGTCGACCGATGGTCGAAGCATATACAAGGGACTGGAGACTCTATGTACGTGCCCGGCAGTGATTTGACGGTGGACGAGGCTATGGTACGTTTCACAGGCCGCTCATTAGAGACAACAACGATTCCTCAGAAGCCTACACCGACCGGTTATAAGGTATGGGTTCTGCGACAGTCTGGATACTTC TGCTCGAGACAGGGTGACGAAGAGGTGGCTGAAGAGCATCTCACGCCTACTCAACGGGTCGTCACCGCGTTACTGACTTTATTGCCGCTTGCGGTTTACCACGTATTCCTCGACAATCTTTTAGCGTTCAGTAAAACACTTCCAAAGCACTTCGTTCAAGCCAG GATAGGGAAGGAAAAGGGAATCCCTTGGGGCCAAATGCACTGCATTCCGACAAAGGATGGAAAG TTTAGCTGGAAGGATAAcgctcttgttctttttcttacGACTGTCTTTCGTGAAGGAAACCAAGTCATAGGGGGTCGCCGATGGCCTGCCGGCTCCTCTGCCGCCAACCGAGCTGCGCGGGAGGTATTTGGGTCCGAGTTGGGAAAGGATCTCCGTGTGCCGTTGGGGATCGACGAACATAGCCACCATACGAATGGCGTTGACACTGGAGACCAGCTGAGGTCTTATAACCAATACTCACGGCCCATAAGGAGAGGAGGATGGCAGTCAATAGCCTGGAACTTCCTCCTCGAAGTAATACTCGTCAATAGTTTTCTACTTCAAATCTGGGGTGAGCCAGAGTGGAAGGCCTTCGAGAGCCAATACCAATGGCGGAGACACCTATCTGCCCAATTAATTCAGCGTTTCGGGTCGTCA GATTCCATGGGCAAGAGCATAGTCGAAGTCAGCGCGGTTCTAACTCCCCTTGCGTAG